Proteins from a single region of Corylus avellana chromosome ca11, CavTom2PMs-1.0:
- the LOC132165023 gene encoding uncharacterized protein LOC132165023, with protein sequence MDREQEDLQFLGFFGIIKESFKIIFSWRKIFSQITLALILPLSFIFLAHIQISQLLFFKIVDNEDSLDHTQKNTPKYAKLTDVVSSEWAALWVFKAAYFTFLLILSLLSTSAVVYTIASIYTAKEITFKKVLSVVPKVWKRLFITFICSFAIVLVYNIVAGALLISWAAFVGFRPIGATIFVLFLIIYLIGFVYISIVWHLASVVSVLEDVYGFKAMVKSKALIKGKMGIAVGFFILLSLCFIGIEVVFENFVVLGMERGAGVRVSVGILCFLFLFKVILFGLVVQTVIYFVCKSYHHENIDKSSLADHLEVYLGEYVPLKAKDLQLGEFHV encoded by the coding sequence atgGACAGAGAGCAGGAAGATCTTCAATTTCTGGGGTTCTTTGGGATCATCAAAGAGTCCttcaaaatcatattttcatGGCGGAAAATCTTCAGCCAAATCACTCTGGCTCTCATCCTCCCTCTCTCATTCATCTTCCTTGCTCACATCCAAATATCCCAGCTCCTCTTCTTCAAAATTGTGGACAACGAAGACAGCTTGGATCACACCCAGAAGAACACTCCCAAATACGCCAAGCTCACCGATGTTGTCTCCTCCGAGTGGGCTGCCTTATGGGTCTTCAAAGCCGCCTACTTTACCTTCCTTCTCATACTCTCCCTCCTCTCCACCTCTGCCGTTGTTTACACAATCGCCTCCATCTACACCGCCAAAGAAATCACCTTCAAGAAGGTCTTGAGCGTCGTCCCAAAGGTTTGGAAAAGGcttttcatcacttttatttGCAGTTTTGCCATTGTTCTGGTCTATAACATTGTTGCAGGAGCTTTACTCATCTCCTGGGCAGCTTTTGTTGGATTTAGGCCAATTGGGGCTAcaatttttgtactttttttgaTCATTTACTTAATTGGGTTTGTTTATATAAGCATCGTTTGGCATTTGGCAAGCGTGGTTTCTGTGTTAGAAGATGTGTACGGATTCAAAGCCATGGTTAAGAGCAAGGCCTTGATAAAGGGAAAGATGGGGATTGCAGTTGGTTTCTTTATTCTGCTGTCTCTTTGCTTCATAGGAATCGAAGTtgtttttgagaattttgttgtGCTGGGGATGGAACGAGGTGCAGGAGTTAGAGTTTCGGTCGGAATTCTCTGCTTTTTGTTTCTGTTCAAGGTGATTCTCTTTGGTCTTGTTGTCCAAACAGTCATCTACTTCGTCTGCAAATCATATCACCATGAAAACATCGATAAGTCTTCTCTAGCGGATCATCTTGAGGTTTATCTTGGGGAATATGTTCCTCTGAAGGCTAAGGATCTCCAACTGGGGGAGTTTCATGTGTAG
- the LOC132165021 gene encoding uncharacterized protein LOC132165021 yields MGEQDPLKTLRELYAPMTTTIPSCIVLPATNATHFDLKLSVINALPSFKGLENEDPYVHVKSFLELCDTFKFQNFADESVRLWLFSFSLHDKAKFWLHSNMPGSFTSWEMMQSKFYNKFFPISRINDLRQEINSFRQEEGEKFSESWEKFKELTMKCPPHGFETWRIVHFFYKGLTPSRRNLIESMNGGGFLNLTWEEAYRTLGEIQRAPLKTGGLNEVKDDADIRWQLKDIMRKVDAIALNKPVNTADTCQVDVCTSCDNAMHFTQNYPSLSIVTEYPMEQVNAFNEYRKLTSETFAETYNPRWQNHPNFSWKQNQPPNQGGTTTQAQNQFQLSHLD; encoded by the exons ATGGGAGAACAGGATCCACTCAAGACCCTCAGGGAGCTATATGCACCCATGACTACCACCATTCCATCATGTATAGTGTTGCCGGCTACCAATGCCACTCACTTCGACTTGAAGCTGAGTGTGATCAATGCCCTTCCTTCATTTAAAGGTTTAGAGAATGAAgatccatatgttcatgtgaaGTCTTTCTTGGAGTTGTGTGATAcgttcaaatttcaaaattttgcgGATGAGTCGGTGCGTCTTtggctattttctttttccctacATGATAAGGCAAAATTCTGGTTACACTCCAACATGCCTGGATCCTTCACCTCTTGGGAAATGATGCAGAGCAAGTTCTACAACAAATTCTTCCCAATCTCCAGGATCAATGATCTCCGTCAAGAGATCAATAGTTTTAGGCAGGAAGAGGGGGAGAAATTCAGTGAAAGCTGGGAGAAGTTTAAGGAGCTGACTATGAAGTGCCCACCCCATGGTTTTGAAACTTGGAGGATCGTTCATTTTTTCTACAAGGGATTGACTCCATCGAGGCGTAACCTGATTGAGTCTATGAATGGTGGAGGATTCTTGAATCTTACGTGGGAAGAAGCCTATAGAACTTTGGGTGAAAT ACAACGTGCCCCCCTCAAGACGGGAGGCCTCAACGAGGTGAAGGACGATGCTGATATAAGGTGGCAACTCAAGGATATCATGCGTAAGGTTGACGCTATTGCTTTGAACAAACCAGTGAATACAGCAGATACTTGCCAAGTTGACGTATGCACGTCATGTGATAACGCAATGCATTTCACTCAAAACTACCCATCTTTATCAATAGTTACTGAGTACCCGATGGAGCAAGTCAACGCCTTCAATGAGTACAGAAAACTCACAAGTGAAACTTTTGCTGAGACTTACAATCCAAGGTGGCAgaatcaccccaatttctcttggaagcagaatcagCCACCTAATCAGGGAGGTACTACTACTCAAGCTCAGAATCAGTTTCAGTTATCTCACCTAGACTAA
- the LOC132166193 gene encoding uncharacterized protein LOC132166193, whose amino-acid sequence MVASKAPIINLLLLLPSSSSSHRNSNTINSNVKHLKPILKTPLPNRRLFLFSLSLPTILLSPPSNTSSCYALDSFDPVSSTEREASAAISRRVSEAVDLLDKGRELQAKGDFSQALGYYTQVVEKYKDFAFADYARVGRALALYEVGDRQEAIAEMEDVSISLKGYPEVHAALAAALYVDKHALLQAENQFTIATLLDPHYTDVSYVKETKHWPPSLVSSLQQFISLS is encoded by the exons ATGGTTGCTTCTAAAGCACCCATTatcaatcttcttcttcttcttccttcttcttcttcttcacatcGGAACTCCAACACCATTAACTCAAACGTTAAACACCTAAAACCCATCTTGAAAACCCCATTACCCAACAGGCGCTtgttccttttctctctctccctaccTACTATCCTCCTTTCTCCTCCAAGTAATACCAGTTCTTGTTATGCTCTCGACAGCTTCGACCCGGTGAGTTCCACCGAGAGAGAAGCAAGTGCCGCGATTTCTCGGAGAGTATCAGAAGCTGTGGATTTGTTGGATAAAGGGAGGGAGTTGCAGGCTAAGGGTGACTTTAGCCAAGCCCTTGGATATTATACTCAG GTGGTTGAAAAATACAAAGACTTTGCTTTCGCAGACTATGCAAGAGTGGGGAGAGCATTGGCTTTGTACGAGGTTGGTGACAGACAAGAGGCAATTGCAGAAATGGAGGATGTGTCCATTTCTCTTAAGGGATATCCAG AAGTCCATGCAGCTCTAGCAGCAGCCTTATATGTGGACAAGCATGCTCTACTGCAAGCAGAAAACCAATTCACCATTGCAACTCTACTTGATCCTCACTACACAGACGTTTCTTATGTAAAAGAAACAAAGCATTGGCCTCCAAGTTTGGTCAGTTCTTTGCAACAGTTCATCAGTCTTTCCTAG
- the LOC132165625 gene encoding ras-related protein RABC1-like, whose translation MGTPLNQPEFDYLFKLLMIGDSGVGKSSLLLSFTSDSFEDLSPTIGVDFKVKYVNVGGKKLKLAIWDTAGQERFRTLTSSYYRGAQGVIMVYDVTRRETFTNLSEVWAKEIDLYSTNQDCIKMLVGNKVDKESDRVVTKKEGIDFAREYGCLFTECSAKTQVNVQQCFEELVLKILDTPSLLAEGSKGMKKNIFREKPPQPDASTGSCC comes from the exons ATGGGAACGCCTTTGAATCAGCCcgagtttgattacttgttcaAGTTGTTGATGATTGGGGATTCGGGGGTTGGGAAGAGTAGTCTTCTTTTGAGTTTTACATCCGATTCGTTTGAAGATCTGTCGCCCACAATTG GTGTTGATTTCAAAGTAAAATATGTTAATGTTGGTGGCAAAAAGCTGAAGCTTGCAATCTGGGATACAG CTGGTCAGGAGAGATTCAGAACATTGACAAGTTCATACTACAGAGGTGCACAAGGAGTCATTATGG TTTATGACGTAACAAGGCGAGAAACCTTTACAAACCTCTCTGAGGTGTGGGCCAAGGAAATAGATCTTTACTCGACAAATCAAGACTGCATCAAGATGCTTGTTGGCAACAAGGTTGATAAG GAAAGCGATAGGGTTGTAACAAAGAAAGAGGGAATAGACTTTGCTAGGGAATATGGATGCCTATTTACTGAATGCAGTGCTAAAACTCAAGTTAATGTACAGCAGTGCTTTGAAGAGCTTGTTTTAAAG ATATTGGATACACCTAGCCTCCTAGCTGAGGGCTCTAAAGGGATGAAAAAGAACATCTTTAGAGAGAAGCCCCCGCAGCCTGATGCATCCACAGGCAGTTGTTGCTGA